Proteins from a genomic interval of Cyanobacteria bacterium GSL.Bin1:
- a CDS encoding TIGR04376 family protein: MGILEDLTRFLETRLDEFLKNNPQLELQALEEQLREQEKDAIRLILDLQKQEKKIENEILSLAQDIKLWHQRIEKAKAANRQDLAQAAQEKEASLLRLGNQRWGQMKGIKEQIRQARELVDQVRQRQQEVKAKAQQVKQSQKANSGVASSWNTDAIYSSSYNRTFDPLEEEFRNWEVEQELGEMKQKH; encoded by the coding sequence GTGGGTATATTAGAGGATTTAACGCGCTTTTTAGAAACGCGCCTAGATGAATTTTTAAAGAATAATCCCCAATTAGAGTTACAGGCTCTAGAAGAGCAACTGAGAGAACAAGAAAAAGATGCAATTCGCTTAATCTTAGATCTGCAAAAGCAAGAAAAGAAAATTGAAAATGAGATTCTTTCCCTTGCCCAAGATATTAAACTATGGCACCAAAGAATCGAAAAAGCAAAAGCCGCCAATCGCCAAGATTTAGCTCAAGCGGCTCAAGAAAAGGAAGCTAGTTTGCTACGCTTAGGCAATCAGCGTTGGGGACAAATGAAGGGGATTAAAGAGCAAATTCGCCAAGCGAGAGAATTAGTGGACCAAGTGAGACAGCGGCAGCAAGAAGTGAAAGCCAAAGCCCAGCAAGTGAAGCAGTCACAAAAAGCTAATTCAGGGGTTGCGAGTAGTTGGAATACAGATGCAATTTATTCTTCGAGCTATAACCGCACCTTCGATCCCTTAGAAGAAGAATTCCGCAATTGGGAAGTCGAACAAGAGTTAGGAGAAATGAAACAAAAACATTAA
- a CDS encoding 4-hydroxy-tetrahydrodipicolinate reductase, with amino-acid sequence MSEESVIPVVVNGAAGKMGREVIKAVSEAEGMTLVGAVDQNPAYVGQDIGEVVGCGPLEVPLLNELQGTLVMATQYPTQGVMVDFTHPDSVYENTRTAIAYGVRPVVGTTGLTDKQLSDLTDFAEKATTGVLIVPNFSIGIVLLQQAAIQASKYFDHVEIIELHHNQKADAPSGTAIKTAQMLSGSGKNYNASQVEEQETLAGARGALANNNIHLHSIRLPGLIAHQEVIFGASGQTYTLRHDTSDRAAYMPGVILAIRKVTELKSLVYGLENIL; translated from the coding sequence ATGAGTGAGGAATCAGTAATTCCCGTCGTGGTCAATGGCGCTGCGGGAAAAATGGGTCGTGAAGTGATCAAAGCAGTTTCCGAAGCGGAAGGAATGACGCTAGTGGGAGCTGTTGACCAAAACCCAGCCTATGTGGGTCAAGATATTGGCGAAGTTGTGGGATGTGGTCCACTAGAGGTTCCTTTACTCAACGAATTACAAGGAACGCTTGTGATGGCAACGCAGTATCCTACACAAGGCGTAATGGTTGACTTCACTCACCCAGATAGTGTTTATGAAAATACCCGCACCGCGATCGCGTATGGGGTACGCCCAGTGGTCGGCACAACTGGCTTGACGGATAAACAGCTTTCAGATCTGACCGATTTTGCGGAAAAAGCAACCACAGGGGTGTTAATTGTTCCCAACTTTTCCATTGGCATTGTTTTACTGCAACAAGCGGCAATTCAAGCGTCTAAATACTTTGATCATGTCGAAATTATCGAACTGCACCACAATCAAAAAGCGGATGCACCAAGCGGAACTGCCATTAAAACTGCCCAAATGCTCAGTGGGAGTGGTAAAAATTATAACGCGTCACAAGTCGAGGAACAGGAAACCCTAGCCGGAGCAAGAGGAGCCCTAGCTAACAATAACATTCATCTCCATAGCATTCGTTTACCCGGTTTAATTGCTCACCAAGAGGTCATTTTTGGTGCGAGCGGACAAACTTATACCCTGCGTCATGACACCAGCGATCGCGCTGCTTATATGCCCGGTGTCATTTTGGCGATCCGTAAAGTAACAGAACTCAAATCGTTGGTGTACGGATTAGAAAATATTTTGTAA
- a CDS encoding methylenetetrahydrofolate reductase: MMSRFRQAVEAKEFLVTAEVTPPKGGNPERMLRVAQSLKGRVHAVNITDGSRAVLRMSPLAASAVLLRHEIEPVCQVACRDRNLLGIQGDLMGAQALGIRNILALTGDPVKAGDHPKAKAVFNLESVRLLKLIAKLNAGTDFNDKSLPDGALDLFAGAAVDPQSDSWSGLQKRFERKVEAGAQFFQSQMLTDFDRLEKFMNEVASSVNRPILAGIFLFKSAKNARFIQKYVPGVHVPEEIIQRLDRAKDPLQEGIKIAAEQVQTARELCQGVHMMAIKKEEVIPEILDLAGVQPVEDVKLPTAAQVR, from the coding sequence ATGATGAGTCGTTTTCGTCAAGCTGTCGAAGCGAAAGAATTTTTAGTAACGGCTGAGGTCACTCCCCCAAAAGGGGGGAACCCAGAACGGATGCTACGGGTAGCACAATCCTTAAAAGGGCGTGTTCATGCTGTCAATATTACAGATGGCAGTCGCGCTGTTTTGAGGATGTCTCCTCTAGCAGCATCAGCGGTTCTCTTAAGACATGAAATTGAGCCGGTTTGTCAGGTGGCCTGTCGCGATCGCAATTTGCTCGGGATTCAAGGTGATTTGATGGGGGCCCAAGCCCTGGGGATTCGTAATATCTTAGCCTTAACGGGCGATCCGGTTAAAGCCGGGGATCATCCAAAAGCCAAAGCCGTTTTTAACTTAGAGTCGGTTCGCTTATTGAAGTTAATTGCAAAACTCAATGCGGGAACAGACTTTAATGATAAGAGCCTCCCTGATGGGGCCTTAGATTTGTTTGCTGGCGCAGCCGTTGATCCTCAATCTGACAGTTGGTCCGGTTTACAAAAACGTTTTGAGCGCAAAGTTGAAGCAGGAGCACAATTTTTCCAGAGTCAGATGCTGACTGACTTTGATCGCTTAGAGAAGTTTATGAATGAGGTCGCTTCTTCAGTGAATAGACCGATCCTGGCCGGAATTTTCTTATTTAAGTCAGCGAAAAATGCGCGCTTTATTCAAAAATATGTCCCCGGGGTTCATGTTCCCGAGGAAATTATCCAACGTTTAGATAGAGCGAAAGACCCTTTGCAAGAAGGCATTAAAATCGCTGCTGAACAAGTGCAAACTGCTCGTGAACTTTGCCAAGGTGTACATATGATGGCAATCAAGAAAGAAGAAGTCATCCCAGAAATTCTAGATTTAGCTGGGGTTCAGCCAGTGGAAGATGTCAAACTTCCGACGGCAGCGCAAGTTCGCTAA
- a CDS encoding single-stranded DNA-binding protein has translation MNLNVIHLVGRAGVDPDVKYFESGTVLCKFPIAVDRRSKRDDKPDWFELEMWGRTAEVASEYVRKGKQVGIQGKLKIESWQDQNGNNRSRPVVRVDRLELLGGKGDQGGSAPDYTPDEF, from the coding sequence ATGAATCTTAATGTTATTCACCTTGTTGGTCGGGCTGGTGTGGATCCAGATGTGAAATATTTTGAAAGCGGTACGGTTTTATGTAAATTTCCGATCGCGGTTGATCGACGAAGCAAAAGGGATGATAAACCTGACTGGTTTGAACTCGAAATGTGGGGACGTACAGCAGAAGTGGCTTCTGAATACGTGCGCAAAGGAAAACAAGTGGGCATCCAAGGAAAATTAAAAATTGAGAGTTGGCAAGACCAAAATGGGAATAATCGTTCTCGTCCAGTTGTTCGTGTAGACCGCTTAGAATTACTGGGCGGCAAAGGGGATCAAGGGGGATCAGCTCCCGATTACACACCGGATGAATTTTAA
- a CDS encoding NmrA family NAD(P)-binding protein produces MSGERILVTGSTGNVGREVLIAVARSGFLPRAGMRRPEESSGILEGVETFKLDFQDSDTWHTVLQGVDYLFLMRPPAIANVEKTLNPFIDLAYENGIRHIVFLSVAGAGRNRFVPHAKVERYLRAKGGSHTNLRPGFFAQNLQDAYLRDINEDDRIILPAGHAKVNWIDVRDVADVAASVFQDPKRHQGMGYTLTGPAPVSWSHVTEVLSAVVGRLIRYEAVSVPAYFLHLHRRRLHFKAIIVQTILHTLLRYGQGAFVSSDLEMLLGRKGRTIETYIRDHADVWRTEPST; encoded by the coding sequence TTGTCAGGTGAACGAATCTTGGTCACTGGGTCAACCGGCAATGTGGGTCGCGAAGTACTCATTGCAGTTGCTCGTTCAGGCTTCTTGCCGCGTGCAGGTATGCGACGACCGGAGGAAAGTAGCGGAATTCTAGAAGGAGTCGAGACTTTTAAGTTGGATTTTCAAGATTCAGATACTTGGCACACCGTGCTTCAAGGAGTGGACTACCTCTTTTTGATGCGGCCTCCAGCAATTGCAAATGTTGAGAAGACGCTCAACCCATTTATTGACCTAGCTTACGAAAACGGCATCAGGCACATTGTGTTTCTCTCAGTCGCCGGTGCTGGACGAAATAGGTTCGTGCCGCACGCGAAAGTCGAGCGATACCTTCGTGCGAAAGGGGGGTCCCATACCAACCTCAGACCTGGCTTTTTCGCGCAAAACCTCCAGGATGCCTATCTGCGTGATATCAATGAAGATGATCGAATTATCCTTCCAGCCGGTCATGCCAAAGTGAATTGGATCGATGTGCGAGATGTCGCAGACGTGGCCGCAAGCGTGTTTCAAGACCCCAAACGACATCAGGGGATGGGGTACACCTTGACCGGACCCGCACCAGTGAGCTGGTCACATGTGACGGAAGTCCTTTCGGCAGTAGTTGGGCGATTGATCCGATATGAAGCCGTGTCCGTGCCGGCGTATTTCCTCCACCTTCATCGCCGGCGACTTCACTTCAAAGCGATCATTGTGCAAACCATTCTGCACACGCTGCTTCGCTACGGTCAGGGGGCGTTCGTTTCTTCCGATCTAGAGATGCTTCTTGGGCGCAAAGGTCGAACTATTGAAACCTACATTCGCGACCATGCAGATGTTTGGCGAACTGAGCCTTCGACATAG
- a CDS encoding TVP38/TMEM64 family protein, with translation MADPSPNQETQSSPKRRKWLDFLGLFGLGMILVLGIALVQQIGIEQIRAQVKQLGVLAPLALWLLRSVSIAIPAIPSTAYSVLAGTVFGFWQGILVIAIADLVACSLNFYLAKRYGRGLVQRLVGQRFMGKVDSFSSNYLETNPFLVAGFLMTGLFDFVCYAAGLTQMQWGKFLPALGLGIAVSTPPVVALGAGIFTGGQWLLGLALLGMFALALLRGWLDRQHSKNQS, from the coding sequence ATGGCTGACCCATCTCCTAATCAAGAGACCCAATCCTCCCCGAAACGTCGGAAATGGCTTGATTTTTTAGGGTTGTTCGGTTTGGGAATGATCCTTGTCCTGGGGATCGCGCTCGTCCAGCAAATCGGGATTGAACAAATCCGCGCTCAGGTGAAGCAGTTGGGCGTTTTAGCCCCCTTGGCCCTCTGGCTGTTGCGTTCGGTGAGTATCGCGATTCCCGCCATTCCCAGCACCGCTTATTCGGTGTTAGCAGGGACTGTGTTTGGCTTCTGGCAAGGCATTCTCGTCATCGCGATTGCAGATTTAGTCGCCTGTTCCCTGAATTTTTATCTTGCCAAACGCTACGGTCGCGGGCTTGTTCAACGGTTAGTGGGTCAACGGTTTATGGGAAAAGTGGATTCTTTTTCCTCCAACTATCTCGAAACCAATCCTTTCCTAGTGGCAGGCTTTTTGATGACAGGACTATTCGATTTTGTCTGCTATGCGGCGGGGCTGACACAAATGCAGTGGGGTAAGTTTCTGCCCGCTTTAGGTCTTGGCATTGCCGTTTCCACTCCTCCCGTTGTGGCTTTAGGGGCAGGAATCTTTACCGGCGGACAATGGCTGCTGGGCTTGGCGCTGTTGGGAATGTTCGCTTTAGCCTTGCTGAGGGGATGGTTGGATCGCCAACACTCTAAAAATCAATCATAG
- a CDS encoding nucleoside-diphosphate kinase, with protein MERTFIMIKPDGVQRGLTGEIIKRLEQKGFSLIGMKMIKVSRELAEKHYDVHRDKPFFGNLVEFIISAPVVAMIWEGEGVVAAARKIIGATNPLSAEPGTIRGDYGISIGRNLIHGSDAVETAQREIALWFEETELASWEPALQKWIYE; from the coding sequence TTGGAACGCACATTTATTATGATCAAGCCCGATGGTGTCCAACGCGGCTTGACTGGAGAAATCATCAAACGCCTTGAACAGAAAGGATTTAGCCTCATTGGAATGAAAATGATCAAGGTCTCACGAGAACTAGCAGAAAAGCACTATGACGTTCATCGGGACAAGCCTTTCTTTGGTAACCTCGTTGAGTTTATTATCTCTGCGCCAGTGGTTGCTATGATTTGGGAAGGAGAAGGTGTGGTTGCTGCAGCGAGAAAAATTATTGGTGCGACGAATCCGCTTAGTGCTGAACCGGGAACAATTCGCGGTGATTATGGCATTAGCATTGGTCGCAATTTAATTCATGGTTCTGATGCTGTGGAAACAGCACAACGAGAAATTGCCCTCTGGTTTGAAGAAACCGAACTGGCAAGTTGGGAACCTGCTTTGCAAAAATGGATTTACGAATAA
- a CDS encoding ATP phosphoribosyltransferase, with protein sequence MITVALPKGALLEESIRLFQHIGLDFSAFNDPKNRALQIIDPTNTARALLVRALDVPVYVEYGQAQMGIVGYDVLREKMPKVADLADLKFGYCRLSVAVKSDSNYQRSLDLPAHARVASKFVQCAREHFHGLDLPVEIVSLYGSVELGPITGMSEAIVDLVSTGRTLRENGLVEIDLLFESTAHLIAHPLSYRLNRNHLADYCQGIREIIALKQQELTATQ encoded by the coding sequence ATGATCACTGTTGCTTTACCCAAAGGGGCTTTACTTGAGGAAAGTATCCGTTTATTCCAACATATTGGCTTAGATTTTAGTGCGTTTAATGACCCAAAAAATCGCGCCCTACAAATTATTGATCCGACCAATACGGCCAGAGCGTTATTAGTCAGAGCATTAGATGTTCCTGTCTATGTAGAATATGGACAAGCGCAAATGGGCATCGTTGGTTATGATGTCTTGCGAGAAAAGATGCCCAAAGTAGCTGACTTGGCAGATTTAAAGTTTGGTTATTGTCGATTATCTGTAGCGGTCAAATCGGATAGCAATTATCAGCGATCGCTAGATTTACCCGCTCATGCACGAGTGGCATCAAAGTTTGTTCAGTGTGCGCGCGAGCATTTTCATGGTTTGGATTTACCTGTCGAAATTGTCTCCTTGTATGGTTCTGTGGAATTAGGACCGATTACAGGGATGTCAGAAGCAATTGTTGATTTAGTTTCCACAGGACGCACGCTTCGTGAAAATGGTCTGGTGGAAATTGATTTGCTATTTGAAAGTACGGCTCACCTGATTGCTCATCCCTTGAGTTACCGTTTGAATCGCAATCACCTTGCCGATTATTGCCAGGGAATTCGAGAAATCATTGCTCTCAAACAGCAAGAGCTCACTGCAACCCAATAA
- a CDS encoding response regulator has protein sequence MSKILVIENEALTRDMFRDCLEAEGFQTLGAEDGLAGIEQARQHLPNLVLCDLVIPKLDGYTVLSQLRQDATTATIPFIFITARTEKADRRRGMSLGADDYLVKPSTAEELLETVAARLEKQALLQQYYATNCQSLKDSETSAVSECETDLLFPSVPEFSEVFEFIEANYNQGITLCDVAKAVGYSPAYLTNTVKQQTGRTVNRWIIERRMAQARFLLHSTNQSIEQIAMTVGYQNTCHFYRQFRQYEGSTPQAWRKKH, from the coding sequence ATGTCAAAAATTTTAGTTATTGAAAACGAAGCGCTTACTCGCGATATGTTTCGGGACTGTTTAGAAGCTGAGGGGTTTCAAACTCTTGGGGCTGAAGATGGTTTAGCTGGCATCGAGCAAGCACGACAACATCTCCCTAATTTGGTACTTTGCGACCTTGTTATCCCTAAACTTGATGGTTACACAGTTTTAAGCCAGCTCCGCCAAGATGCTACGACTGCAACGATTCCTTTTATTTTTATTACTGCTAGAACAGAAAAAGCTGATCGCCGCCGGGGGATGTCACTAGGAGCTGATGATTATCTTGTTAAGCCTTCTACAGCAGAAGAGTTACTAGAAACGGTTGCGGCTCGACTAGAAAAACAAGCTCTCTTGCAACAATACTATGCTACTAACTGCCAATCCCTCAAAGATTCAGAAACCTCTGCAGTTTCTGAGTGCGAGACTGATTTGCTTTTTCCGAGTGTTCCAGAGTTTAGTGAAGTGTTTGAGTTTATTGAAGCCAACTATAATCAGGGAATTACTTTGTGCGATGTCGCTAAAGCAGTAGGTTATTCTCCCGCTTACTTAACGAACACAGTTAAGCAACAAACAGGACGGACAGTAAACCGCTGGATTATTGAACGTCGTATGGCTCAAGCGCGTTTCCTACTCCACAGTACTAATCAATCAATAGAACAAATAGCGATGACAGTTGGATATCAAAATACTTGTCATTTCTACCGCCAATTTCGTCAATATGAGGGATCAACCCCTCAAGCCTGGAGAAAGAAGCATTAA
- a CDS encoding molecular chaperone DnaJ, producing MSEQNPYEQLGVTEDASFEEIQEAKLRLTKEYEDDQRQKEAVEAAYDSIIMDRLRLRQEGKIKVPERIRFPERAKPAKPKPQQPNPASSPAWLQRLLDTPSRNDLLIAAGIFILLVAITLSSGESASVMLALGFAASAYLLNRKENRLGRSLLISLASLLIGVGLGAALAPVVAAGMPSEQFTALTALFLFWLSSSFLR from the coding sequence ATGAGTGAGCAAAATCCTTATGAACAACTTGGCGTCACAGAAGATGCATCGTTTGAAGAGATACAGGAAGCAAAGCTTCGTTTAACCAAAGAGTACGAGGACGATCAGCGACAGAAAGAAGCCGTAGAAGCGGCCTATGATTCCATTATTATGGATCGACTCCGTTTACGCCAAGAAGGAAAAATTAAAGTTCCCGAACGGATTCGCTTCCCGGAACGCGCAAAACCAGCCAAACCCAAACCGCAACAGCCCAACCCTGCGAGCTCTCCGGCTTGGTTACAGAGACTGCTAGACACTCCCTCCCGAAATGATTTGTTAATTGCTGCCGGTATTTTTATTTTGTTGGTTGCGATTACCCTTTCTTCTGGGGAGAGTGCCTCGGTTATGCTGGCTTTAGGGTTTGCAGCGAGTGCTTATCTTTTGAACCGTAAAGAAAATCGTTTGGGTCGTTCTTTACTGATTAGTTTGGCTAGTTTATTAATTGGTGTTGGCTTAGGCGCAGCCCTCGCGCCCGTTGTAGCTGCTGGAATGCCCTCAGAACAATTTACCGCATTAACCGCTCTGTTTCTGTTTTGGTTAAGCAGTAGCTTCTTACGTTAG
- a CDS encoding PAS domain S-box protein → MPESPKLLEEEPFFSRYLLNQLPDAVFCLGSDARFLYLNDAACRQFEYSRQELLAMRLRDIDVNFSQKNWSEQWQYLSQQGSLVVKSQYRTRSGKVLSVELTLTHVKERDSEFSWAFVYGVEETKPGQNANQSDSNGNTKNLYQEISQLKKTEAQLAKTLSLVRGTLDSAAYGIVAVSYEGEVLSYNQKFLEMWKIPDSLVLAKDSDECQNFFHRQLKNPEVFRRSVWEVSRESEAETYDILELKDGRVFAQYSKPQRLDDKIIGRVWSIWDITELKQQTQQELQNNQGEVETSQAIEEAKQLSELRSRFVSMLCHQFRSSLNIVSFSNSLLKRYINKWSDDKKVPYLDNIQTGVEEISKLLDELLFFGKSEVGQIKFEPKPIDLADFCRSLRSQMQPLSDGKQQTIEFFSRGSCNATCIDENLLHHILSNLLSNAIKYSPDGSKIEFEVLCEKEQAMIKIKDPGIGITEADQQKVFDPFFRGKNVDSISGSGLGLSIVKNLVEIQGGKIEVESKVGVGTTFLLILPARSLEDG, encoded by the coding sequence ATGCCTGAATCTCCAAAGCTTCTAGAAGAAGAACCGTTTTTCTCTAGATACCTTCTCAACCAGCTCCCAGATGCGGTTTTTTGTCTAGGATCAGATGCTCGGTTCCTTTACCTTAACGATGCTGCCTGCCGCCAATTTGAGTATTCTCGCCAGGAATTGCTAGCCATGAGGCTGCGGGACATAGACGTAAACTTTTCCCAAAAGAACTGGTCAGAGCAATGGCAATATCTTAGCCAGCAAGGTTCTCTTGTTGTTAAATCTCAATATCGAACTCGGAGCGGTAAAGTCTTATCAGTAGAGCTTACCCTTACCCATGTAAAAGAGCGAGATAGCGAATTTAGTTGGGCTTTTGTTTATGGAGTAGAAGAGACGAAACCTGGTCAAAATGCAAACCAGTCTGATAGCAATGGTAACACCAAGAATCTTTACCAAGAAATTTCTCAACTAAAAAAAACAGAAGCTCAACTGGCAAAAACTTTATCTTTGGTGCGCGGAACCTTAGATTCGGCTGCTTATGGTATTGTTGCTGTTAGTTATGAGGGAGAGGTTCTTAGCTACAACCAAAAATTTTTAGAGATGTGGAAAATTCCCGACTCGCTGGTTTTAGCAAAAGACTCTGATGAATGCCAAAATTTTTTCCATCGTCAGCTTAAAAATCCAGAAGTCTTTCGCCGTTCTGTTTGGGAAGTTTCTAGAGAATCTGAAGCTGAAACCTACGATATTCTAGAGCTAAAAGACGGTAGAGTGTTCGCGCAATACTCTAAGCCCCAGCGACTAGATGACAAAATCATAGGTAGAGTCTGGAGTATCTGGGATATTACCGAACTCAAACAGCAAACCCAGCAAGAACTGCAAAACAATCAAGGTGAGGTTGAGACTTCCCAGGCAATAGAAGAAGCTAAACAACTAAGCGAACTGCGATCGCGCTTTGTTTCTATGTTATGCCATCAATTTCGCTCCTCATTAAACATTGTTTCATTCTCTAATAGCTTATTAAAACGCTACATCAACAAATGGAGTGACGACAAAAAAGTACCGTATCTCGATAATATTCAAACAGGAGTCGAAGAAATCAGCAAACTATTGGATGAGTTGTTGTTTTTTGGCAAGTCAGAAGTTGGACAAATTAAGTTTGAACCCAAACCAATCGATCTAGCTGACTTTTGTCGCTCTCTCAGATCACAAATGCAGCCCCTAAGCGACGGCAAACAGCAAACTATTGAATTTTTTAGTCGTGGTAGCTGCAACGCTACTTGCATTGATGAAAATCTATTGCATCATATTCTTTCCAACTTGCTCTCGAATGCGATTAAGTATTCTCCAGACGGCAGTAAGATTGAGTTTGAAGTTTTATGCGAAAAAGAACAAGCAATGATTAAGATTAAGGATCCCGGAATTGGTATTACAGAAGCAGACCAGCAAAAAGTATTTGACCCGTTTTTCCGGGGGAAAAACGTTGACAGTATATCGGGTAGTGGTTTAGGTCTATCGATTGTAAAAAATCTTGTAGAGATACAAGGCGGCAAGATTGAAGTAGAAAGTAAAGTTGGGGTAGGTACTACGTTTTTGCTTATTCTGCCAGCTAGGAGTTTAGAAGATGGGTAG
- the lipA gene encoding lipoyl synthase produces the protein MTVKPDWLRVKAPQFERVGKVKETLRELKLNTVCEEASCPNIGECFQKGTATFLIMGPACTRACPYCDIDFEKKPQALDPLEPLHLAEAVEKMGLNHVVITSVNRDDLPDEGASQFVRCINEVRKVSPQTTIELLIPDLCGNWDALATILEAQPDVLNHNIETIPRLYRRVRPQGDYARSLQLLQKTRELAPWIYTKSGLMVGWEETEAEVKSVMDDLRHVDCDIVTIGQYLQPTQKHLGVKQFVTPETFAQWRQYGEAIGFLQVVSSPLTRSSYHAEQVQELMKAYPRSKP, from the coding sequence GTGACCGTAAAGCCTGATTGGTTAAGAGTAAAAGCCCCTCAATTTGAGCGTGTCGGAAAAGTTAAAGAGACGCTACGTGAATTAAAGTTGAATACCGTTTGTGAGGAAGCTTCTTGTCCTAATATCGGCGAATGTTTTCAGAAGGGAACCGCAACCTTTTTAATTATGGGTCCGGCTTGTACCCGCGCTTGCCCCTATTGTGACATTGACTTTGAAAAAAAACCGCAAGCCCTCGATCCTTTAGAACCCTTGCACCTGGCAGAAGCAGTGGAGAAAATGGGGTTGAATCATGTAGTAATTACTTCAGTCAACCGTGATGATTTACCGGATGAGGGGGCATCCCAGTTTGTCCGTTGCATTAATGAAGTTCGTAAAGTTTCTCCCCAGACAACGATCGAGCTGTTAATTCCAGATTTGTGCGGCAATTGGGATGCGCTGGCAACTATTCTTGAAGCGCAACCCGATGTATTAAATCATAATATTGAAACGATTCCCCGCTTATATCGCCGAGTTCGTCCGCAAGGAGATTATGCGCGATCGCTGCAACTTTTACAAAAGACCCGCGAACTTGCCCCTTGGATTTATACCAAATCAGGTTTAATGGTGGGCTGGGAAGAAACAGAAGCAGAAGTGAAATCGGTTATGGATGACCTGCGTCATGTGGACTGTGATATTGTCACCATCGGACAATATCTACAGCCAACCCAAAAACATTTAGGCGTCAAACAGTTTGTTACTCCAGAAACGTTTGCCCAATGGCGTCAATATGGAGAAGCAATTGGTTTCTTACAAGTGGTTTCTTCTCCGCTGACGCGCAGTTCTTATCATGCAGAACAAGTTCAGGAATTAATGAAAGCCTATCCGCGCTCAAAACCCTGA
- a CDS encoding MreB/Mrl family cell shape determining protein, translated as MGIDLGTANTLVYVSGKGIVLQEPSVVAIDQESKEALAVGEDAKQMLGRTPDNVIAVRPLRDGVVADFDNAELMLKHFIQRVHGGRTLVSPRIVIGIPSGVTKVERRAVMEAVLQAGARDVYLIDEPVAAAIGAGLPVAEPTGNMVIDIGGGTTEVAVLSLQGTVLSESVRVAGDELSDAITQYMKKVHNIVIGERTAEEIKIRVSSAYPTEGDDNLSMDVRGLHLLSGLPRMVTIKAPEIRESMSEPLSVIVEAVKRTLERTPPELASDIIDRGIMLAGGGALLRGLDTLISHETGIVTHVAPDPLKCVVLGTGNVLENFKQLGRVFSGSSSS; from the coding sequence ATGGGAATTGACCTGGGAACAGCCAACACCTTAGTTTATGTTTCCGGGAAAGGCATTGTGCTACAAGAACCCTCGGTTGTCGCGATCGATCAAGAAAGCAAAGAAGCCCTCGCTGTTGGAGAAGATGCGAAACAAATGTTAGGGCGCACTCCTGATAATGTGATCGCAGTACGTCCTTTACGAGATGGCGTCGTTGCTGATTTTGACAATGCTGAACTCATGCTGAAACATTTTATTCAGCGGGTACATGGGGGAAGAACTTTAGTTTCACCCCGCATTGTTATTGGCATTCCTTCCGGCGTTACCAAAGTTGAGCGGCGAGCGGTTATGGAAGCAGTCCTACAAGCTGGGGCAAGGGATGTTTATTTGATTGATGAACCGGTAGCAGCTGCGATCGGAGCGGGTTTACCCGTTGCCGAACCAACAGGAAACATGGTAATTGATATTGGAGGGGGAACCACAGAAGTTGCTGTACTCAGTTTGCAAGGAACGGTACTCAGTGAATCAGTCCGTGTTGCTGGGGATGAACTCAGTGATGCAATTACTCAATATATGAAAAAGGTACATAACATAGTCATTGGCGAACGGACCGCTGAAGAAATTAAAATTCGCGTTAGCTCGGCTTATCCAACAGAGGGTGATGATAACTTATCAATGGACGTCCGAGGATTACACCTGCTCTCAGGATTACCGCGTATGGTCACCATTAAAGCACCAGAAATTCGAGAAAGTATGTCAGAACCCTTATCGGTAATTGTCGAAGCAGTGAAACGGACTTTAGAGCGCACACCACCGGAGCTAGCTTCGGATATCATTGATCGTGGTATCATGCTCGCGGGTGGAGGGGCGCTGCTGCGTGGACTGGATACCTTAATCAGTCACGAAACCGGAATTGTCACTCATGTCGCTCCTGATCCTCTAAAATGCGTCGTTCTGGGAACAGGAAATGTTCTTGAAAACTTCAAACAGCTCGGACGAGTCTTTAGTGGGAGTTCTAGCAGTTAG